In a genomic window of Bicyclus anynana chromosome 5, ilBicAnyn1.1, whole genome shotgun sequence:
- the LOC128198138 gene encoding aquaporin AQPAn.G-like: MARSERPRPRPRSSLGGHAITVVSDYTRHQALTAGSEAAPLGGGGGARVPGAALWRVAAAEACGTALLVALTCLPGCAARALAPAERALAGGLAVAALVQCFDHVSGAHFNPTVTLAALLARRVGAAHAGAALAAQAAGALAGAAALAPATGALARCVTRPAPGVSAWAALGVEALLGAVLALINLASWDARCRAYKDSWPLRVGFTVAALSLAAGEVTGASANPLRSAAPALLTGDLRALWVYCVGPPGGAALAAALYACAWRAAPPPA; this comes from the exons CACGCTATAACGGTAGTGTCAGACTACACTAGACACCAAGCGCTGACTGCAGGCTCGGAGGCGGCTCCGCTGGGCGGGGGCGGCGGCGCGCGTGTGCCGGGCGCCGCGCTGTGGCGCGTGGCGGCGGCCGAGGCGTGCGGCACGGCGCTGCTGGTGGCGCTCACGTGCCTGCCGGGCTgcgccgcgcgcgcgctcgCGCCGGCCGAGCGCGCGCTGGCGGGCGGGCTGGCGGTGGCGGCGCTCGTGCAGTGCTTCGACCACGTGTCGGGCGCGCACTTCAACCCGACCGTGACGCTGGCGGCGCTGCTGGCGCGGCGCGTGGGCGCGGCGCACGCGGgcgcggcgctggcggcgcaggcggcgggcgcgctggcgggcgcggcggcgctgGCGCCGGCGACGGGCGCGCTGGCGCGCTGCGTGACGCGGCCGGCGCCGGGCGTGAGCGCGTGGGCGGCGCTGGGCGTGGAGGCGCTGCTGGGCGCGGTGCTGGCGCTGATCAACCTGGCGTCGTGGGACGCGCGCTGCCGCGCCTACAAGGACTCGTGGCCGCTGCGCGTCGGCTTCACGGTCGCCGCGCTGTCCCTCGCCGCC GGCGAGGTGACGGGCGCCAGCGCCAACCCGCTGCGCAGCGCGGCGCCCGCCCTGCTGACCGGCGACCTGCGCGCGCTGTGG GTGTACTGCGTCGGCCCGCCGGGCGGCGCCGCGCTCGCCGCCGCGCTGTACGCCTGCGCGTGGCGAGCGGCGCCGCCGCCGGCCTGA
- the LOC112050953 gene encoding putative uncharacterized transposon-derived protein F52C9.6 isoform X1, with protein sequence MSVRIQDQTTRPIQLQRGVRQGDVISPKLFTAALEDVFKLLDWDGLGININGEYITQLRFADDVVIMAQTLDDLSTMLNDLSSVSQQVGLKMNMGKTKIMCNAHVSLHPVIVENAALEIVDEYIYLGHMIQLGRSNFEKEVNRRIQLGWAAFGKLRDIFSSEIPQCLKTKVFEQCVLPVMTYGSETWSLTMGLIRRLRVTQRAMERAMLGVSLRDRIRNEEIRRRTKVTDIAQRVAKLKWQWAGHIVQRGDGRWGPKVLEWRPRTSKRSVGRPPTRWTDDIKRVAGIRWMQMAQYRDVWKSLQKAYVLQWTSIG encoded by the coding sequence atgtcagtccgtattcaggatcagactacgaggccaatccagttgcagcgaggagtgcgtcagggagatgtgatctctccgaagctatttaccgccgctttggaagacgtctttaagcttctggactgggacggacttggcatcaacatcaatggcgagtacatcactcaactgcggttcgcggacgatgtagtcatcatggcacagactctggatgaccttagtaccatgctcaatgacctcagcagcgtttctcaacaggtgggcctgaaaatgaacatgggcaaaacaaaaataatgtgtaatgctcatgtatcgctccacccagttatagttgagaacgctgcactcgaaattgtagacgaatacatatacctaggacatatgatccagttaggtaggtccaatttcgagaaagaggtgaaccgtcgaatccaactcggctgggctgcattcgggaaacttcgcgacatcttttcgtccgaaattcctcagtgcctgaagacaaaagtcttcgaacagtgcgtgttgccagtgatgacctatggttccgagacttggtcgctaactatgggcctcataagaaggctcagagtcacacagcgggcgatggaacgagctatgttaggagtatctctgcgtgatcgaatcagaaatgaggagatccgcagaagaaccaaagtcaccgacatagctcaacgagttgcgaagctgaaatggcaatgggcggggcacatagtgcaaagaggcgatggacgttggggtcccaaagtgctggaatggcgaccccgcactagtaagcgcagtgttggccgaccccccaccaggtggactgacgacatcaagcgagtcgcagggattcgctggatgcagatggctcagtatcgtgatgtttggaagtccctacaaaaggcctatgtcctgcagtggacgtccatcggctga
- the LOC112050953 gene encoding uncharacterized protein LOC112050953 isoform X2 — protein MCLAPLRPCAVYAAHGSSSGHPEIDQMLMSIECQRWARGSVTRRAGCFRAGVAAARHRCAGAPCKRPMSSCGRLPADKTSPVCEGCCEPCATCPSGARRTRAVAQSHSRTVAQLHSAVGCTALSACVPFWKSCSFGRFSTETKRFSTHMPLRFYHIAMELQ, from the exons ATGTGCCTGGCGCCGCTCCGCCCGTGCGCGGTCTACGCCGCGCACGGCTCCAGTTCCGGCCACCCGGAGATCGATCAGAT GTTGATGTCCATTGAATGCCAACGCTGGGCACGCGGGTCGGTCACTCGCAGGGCTGGATGTTTCCGCGCCGGTGTCGCAGCTGCCCGACACCGCTGTGCTGGAGCTCCGTGCAAGCGGCcgatgtccagctgtggacgtctaccggctgataag ACTTCACCAGTTTGTGAGGGTTGTTGTGAGCCATGTGCCACGTGTCCATCAGGCGCACGCCGCACTCGTGCCGTCGCACAGTCGCACAGTCGCACAGTCGCACAGCTGCACAGCGCTGTCGGGTGTACTGCGCTGAGTGCTTGTGTTCCATTTTG GAAAAGCTGTAGTTTCGGCCGGTTTTCAACCGAAACGAAACGGTTTTCAACCCATATGCCGCTTCGCTTCTATCACATAGCTATGGAGCTCCAGTGA
- the LOC112050933 gene encoding lens fiber major intrinsic protein-like: MPSDGHADGGGARAWLRRWWRALVSELLATALLVLLGLASLLASEAPLTAPAFAFGFAVLVNVEAFGPASGAHMNPAVTLAALLSGRLAAPAAAAYALAQLAGALLGCGALKLLSPRFTGVAGVTLPGSVGAPAAALVEAALTGALALLCCALWAAHDAARPDPAASVKFGLAVAGLVYAGGPMTGASLNPARSFAPALLQNAFKDHWVYWVGPLGGAAAAALLHRFVLLPPRAPAPRREELPLHDKPDH, translated from the exons ATGCCCAGCGACGGTCACG CggacggcggcggcgcgcgcgcgtggCTGCGCCGCTGGTGGCGCGCGCTGGTGAGCGAGCTGCTGGCCACGGCGCTGCTGGTGCTGCTGGGGCTGGCGTCGCTGCTGGCGAGCGAGGCCCCGCTCACCGCGCCGGCCTTCGCCTTCGGGTTCGCCGTGCTGGTCAACGTGGAGGCGTTCGGGCCCGCGTCCGGCGCGCACATGAACCCCGCCGTGACGCTGGCGGCGCTGCTGTCGGGCCGCCtggccgcgcccgccgccgccgcctacGCGCTGGCGCAGCTGGCGGGCGCGCTGCTGGGCTGCGGCGCGCTCAAGCTGCTGTCGCCGCGGTTCACGGGCGTGGCCGGCGTCACGCTGCCGGGCTCGGTGGGCGCGCCGGCCGCGGCGCTGGTGGAGGCGGCGCTCACGGGCGCGCTGGCGCTGCTGTGCTGCGCGCTGTGGGCGGCGCACGACGCCGCGCGCCCCGACCCCGCCGCGTCCGTCAAGTTCGGACTGGCGGTCGCCGGCCTGGTGTACGCGGGC GGGCCGATGACGGGCGCCAGCCTCAACCCGGCGCGCAGCTTCGCGCCCGCGCTGCTGCAGAACGCGTTCAAGGACCACTGG GTGTACTGGGTGGGCCCGctgggcggcgcggcggcggcggcgctgctGCACCGCTTCGTGCTgctgccgccgcgcgcgccggcgCCGCGCCGCGAGGAGCTGCCGCTGCACGACAAGCCCGACCACTGA